A genomic segment from Triticum dicoccoides isolate Atlit2015 ecotype Zavitan chromosome 1A, WEW_v2.0, whole genome shotgun sequence encodes:
- the LOC119287006 gene encoding acetylserotonin O-methyltransferase 1-like isoform X1 translates to MPPIQDKHSSQELLQAQVNLWHHALGFVKSMALKCAMELQIPNTIQHHGGLMTPSELATKIGLHPSKLPRLRRLMRVLTISGIFAVHEAASPGKEVVYGLTPTTRLLVGDEVKSNLFPILSLMLDSTVIAPFLGMHSWFLDEHSTSLFKKAHSLNFWEMAEQDDTYNQILNNAMVSDSNFLTDIILRECGDVFLGINSLIDVGGGHGGAARAIVNAFPQMKCTVLDLPHVIAEAPSDVHVSFISGDMFKYIPPANALFLKWVFHDWGDEDCVKLLKNCKEAIPPRDAGGKVIIVDMVVGSGLNEIVTRETHVLYDLFIMCVEGIEREEFEWKRIFMEAGFGDYKIISVLGVRSVIELYP, encoded by the exons ATGCCGCCCATCCAAGACAAGCATAGCTCTCAGGAGCTGCTCCAGGCTCAAGTTAACCTTTGGCACCATGCACTGGGATTCGTCAAGTCCATGGCACTCAAATGTGCAATGGAACTGCAAATCCCTAACACCATCCAACACCATGGTGGGCTTATGACCCCGTCAGAGTTGGCCACAAAGATCGGCCTCCATCCGTCTAAGCTTCCCCGCTTACGGCGACTCATGCGTGTGCTCACCATATCAGGCATCTTTGCTGTTCATGAGGCAGCCTCGCCAGGCAAGGAGGTTGTTTACGGGCTTACCCCAACCACACGCCTACTCGTCGGTGATGAAGTTAAATCAAACTTATTTCCTATTCTATCTTTGATGCTTGATTCAACTGTCATTGCCCCCTTTTTGGGCATGCACTCATGGTTCCTAGATGAGCATTCCACGTCCCTGTTCAAAAAGGCCCACAGCCTTAACTTTTGGGAGATGGCTGAGCAGGATGATACTTACAACCAGATACTCAATAATGCAATGGTTTCTGATAGTAACTTTCTCACGGACATCATCTTAAGGGAGTGTGGTGATGTATTTCTTGGCATAAACTCTCTTATTGATGTTGGTGGAGGCCACGGTGGAGCTGCCAGGGCAATTGTGAATGCATTCCCGCAAATGAAATGCACCGTGTTGGATCTCCCTCATGTTATTGCAGAAGCTCCTAGTGATGTCCATGTGTCGTTTATTTCTGGCGATATGTTTAAGTACATTCCGCCAGCAAATGCTCTTTTCCTAAAG TGGGTTtttcatgattggggtgatgaagACTGTGTCAAGTTATTGAAAAATTGCAAGGAAGCTATTCCTCCCAGAGATGCTGGTGGAAAGGTGATAATCGTAGATATGGTGGTTGGATCTGGGCTAAATGAGATTGTAACAAGAGAGACACATGTTTTATATGATCTATTTATCATGTGCGTTGAGGGGATTGAGCGAGAGGAATTTGAGTGGAAAAGGATATTCATGGAAGCTGGATTCGGCGACTACAAGATTATATCAGTGCTGGGAGTTAGATCTGTTATTGAGCTCTACCCTTGA
- the LOC119287006 gene encoding acetylserotonin O-methyltransferase 1-like isoform X4 codes for MPPIQDKHSSQELLQAQVNLWHHALGFVKSMALKCAMELQIPNTIQHHGGLMTPSELATKIGLHPSKLPRLRRLMRVLTISGIFAVHEAASPGKEVVYGLTPTTRLLVGDEVKSNLFPILSLMLDSTVIAPFLGMHSWFLDEHSTSLFKKAHSLNFWEMAEQDDTYNQILNNAMVSDSNFLTDIILRECGDVFLGINSLIDVGGGHGGAARAIVNAFPQMKCTVLDLPHVIAEAPSDVHVSFISGDMFKYIPPANALFLKGLMVTFFWAAAVHLSGFFMIGVMKTVSSY; via the exons ATGCCGCCCATCCAAGACAAGCATAGCTCTCAGGAGCTGCTCCAGGCTCAAGTTAACCTTTGGCACCATGCACTGGGATTCGTCAAGTCCATGGCACTCAAATGTGCAATGGAACTGCAAATCCCTAACACCATCCAACACCATGGTGGGCTTATGACCCCGTCAGAGTTGGCCACAAAGATCGGCCTCCATCCGTCTAAGCTTCCCCGCTTACGGCGACTCATGCGTGTGCTCACCATATCAGGCATCTTTGCTGTTCATGAGGCAGCCTCGCCAGGCAAGGAGGTTGTTTACGGGCTTACCCCAACCACACGCCTACTCGTCGGTGATGAAGTTAAATCAAACTTATTTCCTATTCTATCTTTGATGCTTGATTCAACTGTCATTGCCCCCTTTTTGGGCATGCACTCATGGTTCCTAGATGAGCATTCCACGTCCCTGTTCAAAAAGGCCCACAGCCTTAACTTTTGGGAGATGGCTGAGCAGGATGATACTTACAACCAGATACTCAATAATGCAATGGTTTCTGATAGTAACTTTCTCACGGACATCATCTTAAGGGAGTGTGGTGATGTATTTCTTGGCATAAACTCTCTTATTGATGTTGGTGGAGGCCACGGTGGAGCTGCCAGGGCAATTGTGAATGCATTCCCGCAAATGAAATGCACCGTGTTGGATCTCCCTCATGTTATTGCAGAAGCTCCTAGTGATGTCCATGTGTCGTTTATTTCTGGCGATATGTTTAAGTACATTCCGCCAGCAAATGCTCTTTTCCTAAAG GGACTAATGGTAACCTTTTTTTGGGCTGCTGCTGTGCATCTTAGTGGGTTtttcatgattggggtgatgaagACTGTGTCAAGTTATTGA
- the LOC119287006 gene encoding 5-pentadecatrienyl resorcinol O-methyltransferase-like isoform X5 produces MLPRTYTPAQSVVGLRPYGFLILDEHSTSLFKKAHSLNFWEMAEQDDTYNQILNNAMVSDSNFLTDIILRECGDVFLGINSLIDVGGGHGGAARAIVNAFPQMKCTVLDLPHVIAEAPSDVHVSFISGDMFKYIPPANALFLKWVFHDWGDEDCVKLLKNCKEAIPPRDAGGKVIIVDMVVGSGLNEIVTRETHVLYDLFIMCVEGIEREEFEWKRIFMEAGFGDYKIISVLGVRSVIELYP; encoded by the exons ATGCTGCCACGAACCTACACTCCTGCACAGTCAGTGGTCGGACTCAGACCGTATGGATTCCTGATCCTTG ATGAGCATTCCACGTCCCTGTTCAAAAAGGCCCACAGCCTTAACTTTTGGGAGATGGCTGAGCAGGATGATACTTACAACCAGATACTCAATAATGCAATGGTTTCTGATAGTAACTTTCTCACGGACATCATCTTAAGGGAGTGTGGTGATGTATTTCTTGGCATAAACTCTCTTATTGATGTTGGTGGAGGCCACGGTGGAGCTGCCAGGGCAATTGTGAATGCATTCCCGCAAATGAAATGCACCGTGTTGGATCTCCCTCATGTTATTGCAGAAGCTCCTAGTGATGTCCATGTGTCGTTTATTTCTGGCGATATGTTTAAGTACATTCCGCCAGCAAATGCTCTTTTCCTAAAG TGGGTTtttcatgattggggtgatgaagACTGTGTCAAGTTATTGAAAAATTGCAAGGAAGCTATTCCTCCCAGAGATGCTGGTGGAAAGGTGATAATCGTAGATATGGTGGTTGGATCTGGGCTAAATGAGATTGTAACAAGAGAGACACATGTTTTATATGATCTATTTATCATGTGCGTTGAGGGGATTGAGCGAGAGGAATTTGAGTGGAAAAGGATATTCATGGAAGCTGGATTCGGCGACTACAAGATTATATCAGTGCTGGGAGTTAGATCTGTTATTGAGCTCTACCCTTGA
- the LOC119287006 gene encoding O-methyltransferase ZRP4-like isoform X3 yields MLPRTYTPAQSVVGLRPYGFLILGIFAVHEAASPGKEVVYGLTPTTRLLVGDEVKSNLFPILSLMLDSTVIAPFLGMHSWFLDEHSTSLFKKAHSLNFWEMAEQDDTYNQILNNAMVSDSNFLTDIILRECGDVFLGINSLIDVGGGHGGAARAIVNAFPQMKCTVLDLPHVIAEAPSDVHVSFISGDMFKYIPPANALFLKWVFHDWGDEDCVKLLKNCKEAIPPRDAGGKVIIVDMVVGSGLNEIVTRETHVLYDLFIMCVEGIEREEFEWKRIFMEAGFGDYKIISVLGVRSVIELYP; encoded by the exons ATGCTGCCACGAACCTACACTCCTGCACAGTCAGTGGTCGGACTCAGACCGTATGGATTCCTGATCCTTG GCATCTTTGCTGTTCATGAGGCAGCCTCGCCAGGCAAGGAGGTTGTTTACGGGCTTACCCCAACCACACGCCTACTCGTCGGTGATGAAGTTAAATCAAACTTATTTCCTATTCTATCTTTGATGCTTGATTCAACTGTCATTGCCCCCTTTTTGGGCATGCACTCATGGTTCCTAGATGAGCATTCCACGTCCCTGTTCAAAAAGGCCCACAGCCTTAACTTTTGGGAGATGGCTGAGCAGGATGATACTTACAACCAGATACTCAATAATGCAATGGTTTCTGATAGTAACTTTCTCACGGACATCATCTTAAGGGAGTGTGGTGATGTATTTCTTGGCATAAACTCTCTTATTGATGTTGGTGGAGGCCACGGTGGAGCTGCCAGGGCAATTGTGAATGCATTCCCGCAAATGAAATGCACCGTGTTGGATCTCCCTCATGTTATTGCAGAAGCTCCTAGTGATGTCCATGTGTCGTTTATTTCTGGCGATATGTTTAAGTACATTCCGCCAGCAAATGCTCTTTTCCTAAAG TGGGTTtttcatgattggggtgatgaagACTGTGTCAAGTTATTGAAAAATTGCAAGGAAGCTATTCCTCCCAGAGATGCTGGTGGAAAGGTGATAATCGTAGATATGGTGGTTGGATCTGGGCTAAATGAGATTGTAACAAGAGAGACACATGTTTTATATGATCTATTTATCATGTGCGTTGAGGGGATTGAGCGAGAGGAATTTGAGTGGAAAAGGATATTCATGGAAGCTGGATTCGGCGACTACAAGATTATATCAGTGCTGGGAGTTAGATCTGTTATTGAGCTCTACCCTTGA
- the LOC119287006 gene encoding acetylserotonin O-methyltransferase 1-like isoform X2, producing the protein MPPIQDKHSSQELLQAQVNLWHHALGFVKSMALKCAMELQIPNTIQHHGIFAVHEAASPGKEVVYGLTPTTRLLVGDEVKSNLFPILSLMLDSTVIAPFLGMHSWFLDEHSTSLFKKAHSLNFWEMAEQDDTYNQILNNAMVSDSNFLTDIILRECGDVFLGINSLIDVGGGHGGAARAIVNAFPQMKCTVLDLPHVIAEAPSDVHVSFISGDMFKYIPPANALFLKWVFHDWGDEDCVKLLKNCKEAIPPRDAGGKVIIVDMVVGSGLNEIVTRETHVLYDLFIMCVEGIEREEFEWKRIFMEAGFGDYKIISVLGVRSVIELYP; encoded by the exons ATGCCGCCCATCCAAGACAAGCATAGCTCTCAGGAGCTGCTCCAGGCTCAAGTTAACCTTTGGCACCATGCACTGGGATTCGTCAAGTCCATGGCACTCAAATGTGCAATGGAACTGCAAATCCCTAACACCATCCAACACCATG GCATCTTTGCTGTTCATGAGGCAGCCTCGCCAGGCAAGGAGGTTGTTTACGGGCTTACCCCAACCACACGCCTACTCGTCGGTGATGAAGTTAAATCAAACTTATTTCCTATTCTATCTTTGATGCTTGATTCAACTGTCATTGCCCCCTTTTTGGGCATGCACTCATGGTTCCTAGATGAGCATTCCACGTCCCTGTTCAAAAAGGCCCACAGCCTTAACTTTTGGGAGATGGCTGAGCAGGATGATACTTACAACCAGATACTCAATAATGCAATGGTTTCTGATAGTAACTTTCTCACGGACATCATCTTAAGGGAGTGTGGTGATGTATTTCTTGGCATAAACTCTCTTATTGATGTTGGTGGAGGCCACGGTGGAGCTGCCAGGGCAATTGTGAATGCATTCCCGCAAATGAAATGCACCGTGTTGGATCTCCCTCATGTTATTGCAGAAGCTCCTAGTGATGTCCATGTGTCGTTTATTTCTGGCGATATGTTTAAGTACATTCCGCCAGCAAATGCTCTTTTCCTAAAG TGGGTTtttcatgattggggtgatgaagACTGTGTCAAGTTATTGAAAAATTGCAAGGAAGCTATTCCTCCCAGAGATGCTGGTGGAAAGGTGATAATCGTAGATATGGTGGTTGGATCTGGGCTAAATGAGATTGTAACAAGAGAGACACATGTTTTATATGATCTATTTATCATGTGCGTTGAGGGGATTGAGCGAGAGGAATTTGAGTGGAAAAGGATATTCATGGAAGCTGGATTCGGCGACTACAAGATTATATCAGTGCTGGGAGTTAGATCTGTTATTGAGCTCTACCCTTGA